A stretch of the Nicotiana tabacum cultivar K326 chromosome 6, ASM71507v2, whole genome shotgun sequence genome encodes the following:
- the LOC142161740 gene encoding uncharacterized protein LOC142161740 — MSLSSLLMEPLECGKLKKSEIFPISQSVKVLLKFMFQLFSLLCAKLLCRYEHKSVLRFLETFENYRVERCLHLCREYGIVDTASLLLERVGDIGSALLLAISSLAEKFILLLKVNTVMQLPRISKLFFKQERGH; from the exons ATGAGCTTATCATCACTGCTGATGGAACCTTTGGAATGCGGAAAGCTGAAAAAATCAGAGATATTTCCCATCTCCCAATCAGTGAAGGTCCTCCTGAAGTTTATGTTCCAATTGTTTTCTCTGCTTTGTGCCAAG CTATTATGCAGGTATGAGCACAAGTCAGTGCTCCGATTCTTGGAGACTTTCGAAAACTATAGGGTGGAACGCTGCTTGCATTTATGCCGGGAGTATGGAATTGTAGATACAGCTTCTTTGTTGTTAGAAAGGGTTGGTGACATTGGAAGTGCCCTTTTGCTTGCTATATCTTCGCTTGCTGAAAAATTCATCCTGCTATTGAAAGTGAACACTGTGATGCAGCTCCCCAGGATTTCAAAGCTATTTTTTAAGCAAGAAAGAG GTCACTGA